One part of the Diadema setosum chromosome 22, eeDiaSeto1, whole genome shotgun sequence genome encodes these proteins:
- the LOC140245314 gene encoding proto-oncogene Wnt-3-like: MNLIGISLMIAITASVLCTAQAMWWFVGAAYGTAVQPVEIPCRRIPELSDKQIRFCQRNQEKMSSVAEGAHKGIQECQFQFRGRRWNCTTIDGDDSVFGPVLNKGTRESAFVNAILAAGVTHAVTRACSRGDYLECGCDRSHRGPPGRDSNITPNSTWRWGGCSEEVRYAVKLTRDFLTTRGGQTAKARTQMDLHNTEAGRKSVLHTMELRCKCHGVSGSCELKTCWWEMAPFRRLGDKLKIKYDSAAEMRVEQKKHGRTFVEVLQPRFEEYKEPTNMDLIYYENSPNFCENNPDVGSFGTRGRECNLTSHGIDGCELLCCGRGHNTMTVTRRERCDCVFVWCCRVVCKECVRQYDVHTCK; encoded by the exons GTTCGTGGGCGCCGCCTACGGTACGGCAGTGCAGCCAGTGGAAATCCCCTGTCGTAGAATCCCCGAGCTGTCGGACAAGCAGATCCGATTCTGTCAGAGAAACCAGGAGAAGATGTCGAGCGTCGCTGAGGGCGCTCATAAGGGGATCCAGGAATGCCAATTCCAGTTTCGCGGGAGACGGTGGAACTGCACGACGATAGATGGCGACGATTCAGTGTTCGGCCCAGTCCTCAACAAAG GGACGAGGGAGAGTGCCTTTGTCAATGCTATTCTAGCCGCCGGTGTCACGCACGCGGTCACGCGGGCGTGTTCCCGCGGTGACTACCTAGAATGCGGTTGTGACCGGTCCCACCGCGGTCCGCCGGGCCGGGATTCTAACATCACGCCGAACAGCACGTGGCGATGGGGTGGCTGCAGCGAGGAAGTGCGGTACGCCGTCAAACTTACGCGGGACTTTCTGACAACGCGGGGCGGTCAAACGGCCAAAGCTCGGACTCAGATGGACTTGCACAACACAGAGGCAGGCAGAAAG TCTGTCCTGCATACAATGGAACTGCGATGCAAGTGTCACGGTGTGTCGGGGAGCTGCGAACTAAAGACGTGCTGGTGGGAGATGGCGCCCTTCAGGAGACTTGGGGACAAACTCAAAATAAAGTACGACAGCGCGGCCGAAATGCGCGTCGAGCAGAAAAAACACGGTCGCACGTTCGTCGAAGTTCTCCAGCCGCGTTTCGAAGAGTACAAGGAACCGACGAACATGGACCTGATCTATTACGAAAACTCGCCCAACTTCTGCGAGAATAACCCGGATGTTGGCTCCTTCGGCACGAGAGGGCGTGAGTGTAATCTTACTTCGCATGGAATCGACGGGTGCGAGTTGCTGTGCTGCGGGCGAGGTCATAACACCATGACGGTGACGCGGCGTGAGCGCTGCGATTGCGTCTTCGTGTGGTGTTGCAGGGTTGTCTGTAAAGAGTGCGTCAGGCAATACGATGTACACACATGTAAATAG